In Streptomyces sp. P3, one DNA window encodes the following:
- a CDS encoding heavy metal transporter translates to MPKQSPSSQRRGRLLRFGAACVVLSAVAGYVVVQYVAGGTGDPGCRVVSADGTASYEFTPEQAVNAATIAAVGTDRSLPERAVAIALATAIQESGLRNLAHGDRDSLGLFQQRPSQGWGTEKQVTDPAYAADIFYKHLEKVRGYTELPLTVAAQRVQRSGYPEAYAKHEGDAVLLAAALTGTSQATLACDGRSAATTSTTVTAATATGTGPAAVRAALRRDFGRAAHRGTDGKDTASPASSSSPPAEVPAVESGERTVMLPVTEDTAADGRSVGERGWQLAHWAVANASALRIERVSYAGREWVSGTSDLRWRKTGSTSAEGVGAAAASGGAGDVRIVTAQ, encoded by the coding sequence GTGCCGAAGCAGTCACCCTCCTCCCAGCGTCGCGGCCGCCTGCTCCGTTTCGGGGCGGCCTGCGTGGTCCTGTCCGCCGTCGCGGGCTATGTCGTGGTGCAGTACGTCGCCGGCGGCACCGGCGATCCGGGCTGCAGAGTCGTTTCCGCCGACGGGACGGCGTCGTACGAGTTCACGCCGGAGCAGGCGGTGAACGCGGCCACGATCGCCGCGGTCGGCACCGACCGGTCCCTGCCTGAGCGGGCGGTGGCCATCGCGCTCGCGACCGCCATCCAGGAGTCCGGGCTGCGCAACCTCGCCCACGGCGACCGGGATTCGCTCGGCCTGTTCCAGCAGCGGCCCTCGCAGGGCTGGGGCACCGAGAAGCAGGTCACCGACCCCGCCTATGCGGCGGACATCTTCTACAAGCACCTGGAGAAGGTGCGCGGCTACACCGAGTTGCCGCTCACCGTCGCCGCCCAGCGGGTGCAGCGCAGCGGCTACCCGGAGGCGTACGCCAAGCACGAGGGGGACGCCGTGCTGCTGGCCGCCGCGCTCACCGGCACCTCGCAGGCGACGCTGGCCTGCGACGGCCGCTCGGCCGCCACGACGTCGACGACGGTGACGGCGGCGACCGCGACGGGCACCGGGCCGGCGGCGGTCCGGGCCGCGCTGCGACGCGACTTCGGGCGGGCCGCACACCGGGGGACGGACGGGAAGGACACCGCGTCGCCCGCCTCCTCTTCGTCGCCGCCGGCCGAGGTGCCGGCCGTCGAGAGCGGGGAGCGGACCGTGATGCTGCCGGTGACCGAGGACACCGCGGCCGACGGGCGCAGCGTCGGGGAGCGCGGCTGGCAGCTGGCTCACTGGGCGGTGGCCAACGCCTCGGCCCTGCGTATCGAACGCGTCTCGTACGCGGGCCGGGAGTGGGTCTCGGGGACCTCCGACCTGCGGTGGCGGAAGACCGGTTCGACCAGCGCGGAGGGTGTCGGGGCCGCTGCGGCGTCCGGCGGCGCCGGCGACGTGCGGATCGTCACCGCTCAGTAG
- a CDS encoding ATP-binding protein has protein sequence MSLPLTRRIARAALLVAAGAAAGVGAAGSASAAPALPATPNLGGLTALDTANVGSTVDGATHSVTGLATKAGGKTVQKAAPVAQKTAGEAAGSAGGLLGDTTSTATKGGLPTDSLAKGGLPTDSLAKGGLPGAKTLPVKSLPIG, from the coding sequence ATGTCTCTCCCCCTGACCCGCCGGATCGCCCGTGCCGCGCTGCTCGTCGCTGCGGGGGCGGCCGCCGGAGTCGGTGCGGCCGGCTCCGCCAGTGCGGCCCCCGCCCTTCCCGCCACCCCGAACCTCGGCGGACTGACCGCCCTGGACACGGCGAACGTCGGCAGCACCGTCGACGGCGCGACGCACAGCGTCACGGGGCTCGCGACCAAGGCCGGCGGCAAGACCGTGCAGAAGGCGGCGCCGGTGGCGCAGAAGACGGCCGGTGAGGCGGCGGGCTCCGCCGGCGGTCTCCTCGGGGACACCACGTCGACCGCCACCAAGGGCGGGCTGCCGACGGACTCCCTGGCCAAGGGCGGACTGCCGACGGACTCCCTGGCCAAGGGCGGACTGCCCGGCGCCAAGACCCTGCCGGTGAAGAGTCTGCCGATCGGCTGA